Below is a genomic region from Microbacterium sp. KUDC0406.
TCGTCTTGGACGCGTTGTTCTGGCTCCAGTCGATGAAGACCTTTCCGGGGCGCAGCGCCTTCGACATCACGCTGGTCGCGAGATCGGGATGTTCGGCCTCGATCGTGCGCGCCAGCTCCTTCGCGACCGCGGAGATCTGATCGCTGGTCTGCGCGCCGGTGCCGTCGTCGTCGACGGGCAGCGCGGCGTAGAGGTGGATGCCCTTGCTGCCGCTGGTCACCGGCACCGGGTCCAGGCCCATGCCGGTGAGGATGCCGCGTGCGCTGCGTGCGATCTCGGCGCACTCCGCGAGGCCCGCTCCCGGGCCGGGATCGAGATCGAGCACGAGCCGGTCGGGGCGCCCGCGTCCGCCGGAGGAGGTGAACCGCCACTGCGGCACGTGCAGCTCGAGGGCCGCGACCTGCGCCAGCCAGACCAGCGTCGGCACGTCCTCGGCCAGCGGATACTCCTTGGTGCCCTCGGAGTGCTCGATCGGCATCCGCCGGATCCATTCCGGTGCGCCCTGTTCCAGCTGCTTCGTGAAGAAGGACGACTCCGGGGCATCCGCCGTTCCCACGCCCTCTACCCAGCGCTTGCGGGTGACCGGCCGTCCGCGCAGATGCGGCAGCATCACGGGGGCGACCCGGGTGACGTAGTCGATGATCTCGCCCTTGGTGGTGCCGGTGGACGGATAGACGATCTTGTCGAGGTTGGTGATGCGCAGACGGCGGCCGTCGATCTGCACGACCTGCCCGCCCGAAGCCATGGGGAAAGGCTAGGGCACATCGACTGCGGCCGGTATGTCAAGGGGGCTGGCCCGGGCGTGCACCCCTGGTGTGTACTGGTGCCATGAGGACGATCTGGAAGGGCGCCCTGACCTTCGGGCTGGTGAACGTGCCGGTGAAGGTGTACTCGGCCACGGAGGACCACGACGTGTCGCTGCACCAGGTGCACGACGAGGACGGCGGGCGCATCCGGTATCAGCGCGTCTGCGAGGTGTGCGGAAAGGTGATCCCCTACGCGGACATCGACCGCGCGTACGTCGACGACGACGGGCAGACCGTCGTCCTCACCAAGGACGATCTGGCGGCACTGCCGGCGGAGAAGAGCCGGGAGATCGACGTGCTGGAGTTCGTGCCCACCGAGCAGGTCGACCTGCTCACGCTCGACAAGGCGTACTACCTGGAGCCGGACTCGAAGTCGCCGAAGGCGTACGTGCTGCTGCGGAGGACGCTCGAGCAGACCGATCGCACGGCGATCGTGCAGTTCACGCTGCGGCAGAAGACCCGGCTCGCCGCGCTGCGCGTGCGCGGCGACGTGCTGGTGCTGCAGACACTGCTGTGGGCCGACGAGGTGCGCGAGGCCGCGTTCGCATCGCTCGACGAGGACGTGAGGATCAGTAAGAAGGAGCTCGAGCTGTCGGCATCGCTGGTGGACAGCTATTCCAGCGACTTCGATCCGGAGGAGTACGTCGACGAGTACCAGCGGGAGCTGCGCACGCTCATCGACGCGAAGATCGAGGCCGGCGAGGGGTTCGACGTCGCGGAGACGTTCGCCGAGGAGGGGGCGGCCGAGGGCGGCGAGGTCATCGACCTCATGGCGGCGCTGCGCGCGAGCGTCGAGCGCTCGAAGGCCGAGCGCAAGAAGGATGCCGGGTAGCGCTGCTCGCTAGTGCTTGCCGTCGCCGTCGAAGTCGGGCGCGCGGTCGAACACCTCGGGGTCCAGGACGAGGGCGGACGTCTCCGGCGCGGAGGTGCCGGCCGCCTTCTGCTGTTCGGCTTCGCGGCGCACCTTGCGACGCTCGGACAGGTAGTGCCAGACGGTGACCAGGGCCGTTCCGCCGACTGCGGCGAGCAGGATCAGGTCGATGTACTCCTGCACGAAGTGGCTGAGCCACGGGATGTACGCGATGACGTAGCCGAACATCGTCAGCCCGAAGCCCCAGAGCAGCGCACCGATGAGGTTGTACAGCGAGTAGCGCTTCCACGGCATGTGCCCGACGCCGGCGGCCACCGGCGCGAAGGTGCGCACGATCGGCACGAATCGCGCGAGCACGACGGTCAGCCCGCCGAAGCGGTCGAAGAACGCGTTCGTGCGCTCGACGTTCTTCTTGCTGAACAGCCCGGAGTCCTTGCGCTCGAAGACCGCCGGTCCGCCCTTGTGCCCGATGTAGTAGCCGACCTCGCCGCCGATGAACGCCGCAAGGGCGATCAGGAGCGACACCACCCAGATGTTCAGTCCGAAGATGTCGCTAGTGTGGGTGAGCAGGCCGGCGATCACCAGGAGGGTGTCGCCGGGGAGCAGGAATCCGACCAGCAGGCCCGTCTCGGCGAAGATGATGAAACACACCACCAGGAGCGCCCAGGGGCCCGCGCCGTCGATGATCGTGGCGGGGTCGAGCCAGGGGATGAGTCCGGCGTGGTGCAAGAGAGGCTCCCGTCGAATGGCGGTGGAACGGGCATGCGGGAATGACGAGAGAACGGCACCCCTGCCCGCGTTCCAGCATAGGGGCGCGAGGTGCTGCGCAGCCTGTGACTCTGCCTGATTCGATGCGGGGTGACGCGTGTTGTGCGGAAGGTGGGACTCGAGTCCCTCCGGCGCCCTCCACCCGCCGCAACCCGTCGAAAAGGTCGCTTTGCGCGAATCGGGCGGCGCGCGGAGCCTCCGCGCCGGTGGGGCCCGGTTGTCCAAGGGGCCTGACTTCCGCGCTTTCGGGCCCGAGACCGGACCTCCGGCCCGGCCTCGGCCCGAAGTGCGGAAGGTGGGACTCGAACCCACACGCCCGAAGGCACAGGAACCTAAATCCTGCGTGTCTACCGATTTCACCACTCCCGCGCGGCGTCAGTCAGTCTACTGTCGGGCCTTCCTGTGGATAACTTTCGAGGCCGGTTCGCGATTTCTGACACGATGCCCACGTGAGTCATCCGTCCGTCGTCGTCGCCGAGCGCGTCAGGCGGCGACTGCGCCTGGAGAACACCGATCCGTCCACCGCTCCCGAAGAGGCTCGGCGCATCGCGCAGGCCGAGGTCCGGCGGCACAACGACCGGGCGCTCGCCCGCGGCGAGATGTTCATCGACGACGAACCGGCCCTGGTGCGCGACGTGCTGGCATCCGTGTCCGGCTTCGGACCGCTGCAGCCGCTGCTCGACGATCCCGAGATCGAGGAGATCCTCATCAACGCGCCGGACCGGATCTTCGTGATCCGCGACGGCGAGAAGACCCGCCTCGATCTGCGCCTCACCGATGCGATCGTGCGCGATCTCGTCGAGCGGATGCTGCATTCGACAGGGCGCCGGGTCGACATCAGCCAGCCGTTCGTCGATGCCTCCCTTCCGGACGGATCACGACTGCACGTCGCCATCGCGGACGTCGTCCGCGGCTCGTGGGCGGTGAACATCCGCAAGTTCCTTCCGCAGCATCGCACTCTGGACTCACTGGTGGCAGGCGGATCCCTGCCGCCCGATGTCGGACGGATGCTGCGCGCGGCTGTCTCCGAGGGGCGGAGCATCATCGTGTCGGGGGCCACGCACGCCGGCAAGACGACCCTGCTCGGCGCGCTGCTGGCATCCTGCGCCGACGAGCAGCGCATCGTCACGGTCGAGGAGACCTTCGAGCTCGCCGTCGAGGGGCCCGACGTCGTCGCGTTGCAGGGCCGGCAGGCCAGCCTCGAGGGCAGCGGCGAGATCACCCTCCGCAGGCTGGTCAAGGAAGCGCTCCGCATGCGGCCGGAGCGGCTCGTCGTCGGTGAGGTGCGCGATGCCGAGGCCCTCGATCTCGTGCTCGCGCTGAACACCGGCGTCCCCGCCGCGGGAACGATCCATGCGAACTCGGCGACGGAAGCGCTCGACAAGCTCTGCCTGCTTCCCCTGCTGGCGGGGCGCAACATCGACCGCGCGTTCATCGCGCCGGCGCTCGCCGCGTCCGTGTCCCTCGTCGTGCACGTCGTCCGCGAGCCGGACGGGCGGCGCAGGGTCACCGAGATCCTCGCACCGACCGGTGAGGTCGCCGGCGGACGCATCCTCACCCGTCCCGTCTACCGGGCGGAGGCGCTCTCATGACGCTGCTTCTCGGCGGGATGCTCGCCGCCGGACTCGTGCTCGTGGCGTCGCCCTGGCTCTGGCCCGGCGGTGCGCGGGCCGAGCGCCCGGCACGGGATGGCGCGCTCACTCGCCTGCTCGGGGAGTCCGGGCACGGACGCACCTCGCCGAGCACACTGATCGCCGTGATGGTCGCGGCCGCGCTCGGAGCGGCCGCGATCGCCTGGCTGCTCACATCGCTGCCCGTGCTCGGCGTGCTCGCCGCGCTCGCGGGCGCCGCCGCGCCGGTGCTCTATCTCCGCGGACGGCGGCTGCGTCTGCGCAAAGCGCGCAGGCAGCTGTGGCCCGACGTCTGCGACCTGCTCGTCGCGGCGATCCGGGTCGGGCTCTCCCTACCAGACGCGGTCGCCTCGCTGGCCGACAGCGCACCGCAGGCGGTGCGTCCCGCGTTCGCCGTGTTCGCCAGGGATCTGCGTGCGACGGGCCGCTTCGAGACCAGTCTGGATCGGCTGAAGGCGACCCTGGCCGACCCGATCGCCGATCGCATCGTCGAGACCCTGCGCATGGCGCGTCAGGTCGGCGGCACGGAGCTCACCGGCGTGCTGCGCGCACTGTCGTCGTCGGTGCGCGCCGACGCCGCGCTGCGCGGCGAGGTCGAGGCGCGGCAGTCCTGGATCCGACGGGGCCGCCGTGCTCGGCAGCATCGCCCCGTGGGTGATCCTGGCGCTGCTCGCCATGCGCCCCGAGGGCGCGCGAGCCTACTCGACGCCAGAGGGTGTGCTCGTGATCTGCGTGGGGGCGGCCGTGTCGGTGGTGGCGTACCGGGTCATGCTGCGCATCGGCCGCCTTCCCGAGCCGGGGCGGTGGTTCGGATGAGCGCCGTCACCGACGCCGCGATCGCGGTGCTGCTCGGCGGTGCCCTCGGTGCGGGCCTGATCTCGATCCTCTTCGCGCTCCCGCGCTGGCGCGCACTCCCGCTCGATCGGCGCATCGCCCCGTACGTGCGCGACGTCGTCCCCGATGAGCTGCTCCCCGCCGGGGTGCTGCCCAGTTCCGGGCTGCTCCCGGTGAGTGGACGCCGGCTGCGCGATCGACTGCAGACGGGCTTCGAACGGATGCTGGGCGGTGGCGACGCACTGCGGCAGCGGCTGTCCCAGGCGGGCAGTGCTCAGGAGCCGTCGACCTTCCGCGCCCGCCAGCTCGGCTGGGCACTCGCCGGTCTCCTCGCCGGTTCGGTCGCGGTCGTCGCGCTCGCGATGTCGGGACGTCTCAGCGTGCCGACCGCGCTGCTGCCGGTCATCGGCGCCGCCGTCGGCTCGATCGGATACGACGCCCAGCTGACCGCGCGCGCGAAGGCTCGCCGGGCGCGGCTCGCCGATGAGCTGCCCACCATGCTGGAGTTCCTCGCGCTGTGCCTGGCCGCGGGGAGTCGCTGCCCGACGCCCTGAAGCGGGTGTCCGCCATCGGCACCGGAGAGCTCACCGAGGAGCTGCGCAGGGTCGTGCTGGCCGTGAACACCGGCTCACCGCTCGCCGACGCGCTCGCCGAGATGTCTGGACGCCTGCAGCTTCCGGCGCTCAGCCGCGCGGTGGACCAGCTGACTGCGGCCCTGGAGCACGGTGCCCCGCTGGCCGGGGTGCTCCAGGCCCAGGCGGGCGATGCCCGCGAGGAGGCCAAACGCGTGCTCATCGAGCAGGCCGGCCGGAAGGAGATCCTCATGCTCCTTCCCCTCGTGTTCCTCATCCTGCCGCTCTCGGTGCTGTTCGCGATCTATCCGGGGATGTTCATACTGCGGCTCGGCCTCGGCTGAGTCAGATCGGAGGAGACACATGACCACCATCAAGAGCTTGTTCCGCGGCGCACGCGAACTCGCCGCCGACGAGCGCGGCGATGTGCCGGGCTGGGTGCTCGTCACGTTGATGACGGCCGGCCTACCAGCCGTAACAGCCTGAGCCTATTTAGCCGGTATCGCCGCGTCGTTGCTGGGCTCGCGAGCCGCGCGCTTCGTCGTGTCGTGCGCGGGCCTGCGATCTATGTTGACGGGAAGGCTGTGCTACCGGTTGCCCTTCGCGCGATTGTGCGGGACGCACAGCATCTCGCAGTTGGCCAGATCAGTTGCGCCACCCTTCGACCACGCGGCGACGTGATCGGCATCCATTTCGGCGCGAGCGTAGATGCGAGCCTTGTTGGCGTTGTTCCCGACGGCGCACAGCGGGCAGTTCGAAGCACCGGCTGCCTTAGCCTTTGCGGTCTGCTGCGTGTAGGCGAGATTCTTCGTCTTCTCGTCGAACAGGCGGATGTCGAGCAATTGCGGTTCTTTCTCGCCACCGAGCAGATACTCGTAAATGCCCTTTCGGCTGTTGACGCCAGGGTCTCCCCGCAGCTCCTCAAGCCGAGCCTCCATCTTCGAGGCGCTGTACGACTGCGAATGAAAGCGCTCGTACATCGCGCCCCAGTCGAGACCGCGCATCTCCTTGTCCGGCGGACGAATGAACACACTCCCGACCCAATCGATGACGGACGTGAAGTAGGTTCGGAGGCCGTTGATATCAGCATCCAAGCGATGCGCGCCGAGGTAGCCATCTACGGTCTTGGCTTCGGATGAAGCGACCCAGTCCAAGGCTTCGGCGAGGATGTCCTGACGCTTGGGATCACCCGAGATGTACGACTGCCACTTCTGCATGTTGGCGTTGTGCGAGTTGCTGTACTCCGCCTTGGCCTTCGTGACGAACGGGCCAGAGTAGATGGCGTTCAGCAGCTCTTGCTTGTTCAGCGGGACACCGGCGATGTTGATCGTCTGGAACCACTGCTTGATCTCGTCTTCGTCGCCGTCGCACTCGTAGATGTCGAGCTTCGTGTCCAGAATCTTCTGCTGCAGGTTCTTCGGGAGTGACGAGAAGGTTTGCTCCTTGCCATCGACCTTGATGGCGAACTTGCCGGTGACGAAGCGACCCACGCTCGTGATGCGCTGCTGGCCGTCGAGCACTTCGAGTGTCGGGCCTTCGACGTTGAAATAGATCAGCCCGAGCGGATAGCCCTTGAGCAGCGAGTCGATGACCGCCGCATCGCGCTTACCGTCGTTGTAGATGTAGTTGCGCTGGTACTCGGGCTGAATGACCAGCTTGCCGTCGAGGCCAAACAGGCCCTTGCCTTCGAGCTCGTTGTAGACGAAGCCCTTGAGCACCTCGCCGACCGTGTAATGCTGAAGCTCGGTCTTCACTGGTCGACCTTTCGGTGGCGAATGAACAGACGCTGGTACATGCAGTGCGCCGCACCATCGTCATCCGTCAAGTACGCGATCTGTACCCGCCACGTCCGGTCGTTGGCGCGATGCTTGGCTTGGACTTCAGTCGAAGGTGGTGTGAAGAAGCCGCACTCGTCGGACTGTGCCCATTCGAGATGGTGACTGCGCCCCAATATCTCAAACTGGTCGGGGTTGTACTTGTCAAGAAAAGTGATGGGGACGCCCATCACGCCCTCGTAATCACTGGGGATCGAGTCCGTGTATGAGACTTCGATCGCGTCGTAATTCTCGTACTTTCGGTACTCGCCACCCTTCAAGTCCTTATGCCGGCTGAACCGCAGGTTGTCGGCGACCGTCATCATCTGCATGGGCTCGTGACGCCGACCGTGGTCGATGTTCGTGAACCAGCATGAGTTGCCCAGACGCGTGAAGTCGTAATCGTCGGTGGGCGGATATCCCAAGCGCTCAGCTTTGCGCCTGTCGGCCTCGCTGACTTGTGCACCCTTCGGCACCCCGAACACCATGTCGGTTGTGTTCCCCGTCGCGCCTTTCCACAGCTCATTGCCCTGAAGCCTCGGGAAGATCTCCCTGTAGGTCACTGCGTTGTTGTTGCCGATAACGGAGAACTTCTTTCCTCCGGCGAACAGCCAATTGACGAACTCGCGGAACAGACTGAACGGCGGGTTGGTGATCACGACATCCGCCTCATCGCGCAGAGCGGTGACTTCGGCGCTCAGAAAGTCGCCGTTCCCGTCGAGGTACTCCCACTGGAGGTCGTCGATGTTGATCACGCCGTCTCCGGAGATGTCGTCGGACTCCAGAACAAACTTCTTGCCGTTCAGCCGCGTCTTCGTCGCGTCGAACTTCGGGTCTGCGGTCTCGAACAAGGTGGGCGCATAGAACTGGCCGGCCGGGTTGCTGTCCGGCGCGAAGGAAGTTGAGATCAGCTTCTTCAGTCCGAAATCTACGAAGTGGAGCGCGAAGTACTTCGCGAAGTTGCTCCACTCGGGGTCGTCGCACGGGAGCAGAACGATCTTGTCCCGGAACACATCGGGGTCGAACTCCAAGTAGGCGTTCATCTCGCGCTCGATGTCCGCCCACTGCGTGTAGAACTCATCGTTCTTCGCGCTCTTCGCCGCCGACAGATTGCTGTTCGCTGCGATCGTCATCGTCCTCGCCCTTCCGTTCTGCCGCCGAGAACGGGGCCCGCTCCACATGGTAGCGGCGAGCTCGGACAGTGTCGCGCACCGAGACCCGAGGTGTGTCCGAATCGCCTACAGTGTCACTCCGACGAGCCGCGCGACCTGCTGTCGGAGCGAGTCGCGGTCGCCCGCGTGGTTCCACGCCGTGCCGTCGCTCCGACCGCGAGCCTGCGACCACGGGCGGATGCCGTCGAGGTCGAGCGTGCCGGGGACACGACGGCGGATGGCGCGGTCGGGGTCGATGAAGGCCACGAAGGCGTCGTACCAGCCGCCGCCGTCGCGCTTGGTGATCCAGCACGTCACGCAGAGCCCGTCCCCGGGCCATGCCTCGCTCTTGCGGCGTCCGTGTGCGCTCGTCGTGCCGCACCATGCGCATGGTCCGCCGTCGAGAGCGCGGCTCGGGCGCATGTCAACGCTCACGTCCACGAGGCCGCGCTGGCAGTCGCGGATGACGAACGGATCGACAGCCGACCAGCGTTCGCGTGCTGACTGCTTGGTCGTCGCGTCGGGGAGCCAGGTGGGTGAGAAGCGGCGCGAGTACGCGGCGAGAGCGCCTGGGATGCTGAGACGGTGCACGAGCGCCGACAGCTGTGGGCCGCTCACGCTCGCGTCCGGGATCGGCGCGCCGAGCGCGGACAGCGCGTAGAGCGCGCACTGGACACGCCAGGTCGCGACCGACCCGAGGGAGGCCCGAAGGTGGCGATGCACCGTGGCGATGCTCTGGGCGGTGCTGTCGAGCGCGCGGCAGTCGTCGCACGTCGGGAGGCTCGTGCTCGCGCCGTCCTGCATGGTTTCACTCCGCTCACCGCCAGGGGTCGCGTGGAGGCGGCTGAGCACCGGGTAGTCGGTCAGGTGCTCGGGCGCTGTGGCGATGCCGCAGACGGCGCACGGCAGGAGTCCTTCGGGTGTCGCTCGGAGCCCGATGGGCGAAAGGTCACTGGTCATGGGCATGGGGTTCCTCCTCGACGGCCACGGAGTAGAACGAGGCCGGGTTCTCGTAGCGCCAACGACGTGATCGTGGCGGCTCTGGTGCCGGTGCCGCTGGTGCGGGCTCCGGTCGGATGGTGTGTTCAGCGGCGACGAGCACGGGGGTGGCGCGGGTTTCAGCAGCGCGAATGCGGGCGGCGCGCTGACGCTCGGCCTCGGCGGCTTCGGCTCGTTGTCGCTCTTGGGCGGCGGCGAGGTCGCGACGTATGTTCTCGGTCTGCCAGGACTCGCCCGGATACTTCATGGGACGATTCCGATGTTCATCCGCCTGGTGATGCGGTCGCCGCAGACGCCGTGCGCACCTCGGAAGCAGTAGGCACCCGGCTGGGCATCGTGCACGGTGCAGGCGATTGCCAGCGTCCCAGGCATGACAGCATCACGGGCGATCTGCGATGCCACGAGCGCGACGACGGCGGGGTCAGCGACCGGGTGGTCGTCCCACACGTCGCGGTCGTCGCGGCGGGACTCGCGGGTGCGGAACTCCCGATCCATCACCCTGTCGGCCGTCTCGGGATCGAGGCCACCGTGCTGGGCTGATCGGATGCGATGAGAATCATCAATGCGGTGTGTCATGTCGGGCTCCACTCGAACTCGGGATGCTGGTCGGGGATCGCGGCGAGGAGGTCAGCGCGTCGTGCCTGCTCCATCCGCGTGATGTCGGATCGGTACGGAGCCAGTCGGCGGGTGCGTTCAGCAGCGGCGGCGAGCGGATCGACGGGCGCGGGCTCCGGGTGGTCGCTGAGTGCGTCGAGGCGAGCGCGAGCGCTAGCGGCACGAGCACGGGCCACGGCGGCGGCGTCGGCACGCTTGCGGCGCTCGGTGGACTCGCGCATGCCGCGCAGGATCGCGGCCTTGCTCATGGCGGTCATCGTCGTTCCCCGCTCATGGTGGCGACGAGGCGGTCGAACTCGGCTTCGAAACGCTCGCGGTATTCGACGGTCACGAGGGTGATGTCCTGCTGAGTGTCAAGGCCCATGAGCCTCGCACGGCGAGCGCTGAGCCGGATCAGCGTGTCGATGGCTCGTGCGTTGCCCGATAGCGCCTGAGGCCACAGAGCCGCCTGCATCGCGTCGAGGCGTGCGGACTCGATCTGCCGCAAGCTGTCCACGGCCTCGACGGTGTTCGCGGCCAGCGCCTCCATGACGAGCTGGTGGGCGCGTCCGACGCTCACATCGAGTTGGCGAGCGATGGAGCGGTACGGCGCGCCAGCCTCGCGGAGGCGGACGGCGAGCGCTCGGTTCTCAGCGATGCGGGTGCGGTCACGAGTGCTCATGTTCAGTCCCCTGGTTCAGCAGAATCGGCCTGAACGGTGCCGGAGTCTGCCCGCCGAACGCGTTGCGGCGGTGCTCTTGCGCCATGGCGATGAGCGTGGCCCGCAGGCTCTCTGTGGTCGCGTTCGGGTCGGGCTTGACACCCTCGGGCAGCCCCCGGCGCTTCATCGCCAACAGGATGCCGATGAGGACCTCGCGGCGTGCGCGATCCAGCGGGTCAGTGGGTGGAGTGGGTCGGGGCATGGCTCTCCTCGGGCATGTCGAACAGCGCAGGCAGCTTGAGATGTGGTGCCGCCCGTACCTGACGACGCGGTTTTGAGCGCCTCATGTCCACTCCTCGGGCACGTGGCTGAAGTCGCACGACGGATGGACAGTGAAGCCCTCCGCGATGACTGCGGGGTGCAACGGCAGACGACATACTGCGCACGGACGGGCGCTCGCCGGATCGGCACCGAGCGCGAGATACCAGCACGTGACGCAGATCAGGCACACACCCTCAGGCGTGGTCTCCTCGTCGTGCTCAGCACAGCGGGCGGCA
It encodes:
- a CDS encoding GmrSD restriction endonuclease domain-containing protein codes for the protein MKTELQHYTVGEVLKGFVYNELEGKGLFGLDGKLVIQPEYQRNYIYNDGKRDAAVIDSLLKGYPLGLIYFNVEGPTLEVLDGQQRITSVGRFVTGKFAIKVDGKEQTFSSLPKNLQQKILDTKLDIYECDGDEDEIKQWFQTINIAGVPLNKQELLNAIYSGPFVTKAKAEYSNSHNANMQKWQSYISGDPKRQDILAEALDWVASSEAKTVDGYLGAHRLDADINGLRTYFTSVIDWVGSVFIRPPDKEMRGLDWGAMYERFHSQSYSASKMEARLEELRGDPGVNSRKGIYEYLLGGEKEPQLLDIRLFDEKTKNLAYTQQTAKAKAAGASNCPLCAVGNNANKARIYARAEMDADHVAAWSKGGATDLANCEMLCVPHNRAKGNR
- a CDS encoding type II secretion system F family protein gives rise to the protein MPGRGESLPDALKRVSAIGTGELTEELRRVVLAVNTGSPLADALAEMSGRLQLPALSRAVDQLTAALEHGAPLAGVLQAQAGDAREEAKRVLIEQAGRKEILMLLPLVFLILPLSVLFAIYPGMFILRLGLG
- the ku gene encoding non-homologous end joining protein Ku, yielding MRTIWKGALTFGLVNVPVKVYSATEDHDVSLHQVHDEDGGRIRYQRVCEVCGKVIPYADIDRAYVDDDGQTVVLTKDDLAALPAEKSREIDVLEFVPTEQVDLLTLDKAYYLEPDSKSPKAYVLLRRTLEQTDRTAIVQFTLRQKTRLAALRVRGDVLVLQTLLWADEVREAAFASLDEDVRISKKELELSASLVDSYSSDFDPEEYVDEYQRELRTLIDAKIEAGEGFDVAETFAEEGAAEGGEVIDLMAALRASVERSKAERKKDAG
- a CDS encoding type II secretion system F family protein, which gives rise to MTLLLGGMLAAGLVLVASPWLWPGGARAERPARDGALTRLLGESGHGRTSPSTLIAVMVAAALGAAAIAWLLTSLPVLGVLAALAGAAAPVLYLRGRRLRLRKARRQLWPDVCDLLVAAIRVGLSLPDAVASLADSAPQAVRPAFAVFARDLRATGRFETSLDRLKATLADPIADRIVETLRMARQVGGTELTGVLRALSSSVRADAALRGEVEARQSWIRRGRRARQHRPVGDPGAARHAPRGRASLLDARGCARDLRGGGRVGGGVPGHAAHRPPSRAGAVVRMSAVTDAAIAVLLGGALGAGLISILFALPRWRALPLDRRIAPYVRDVVPDELLPAGVLPSSGLLPVSGRRLRDRLQTGFERMLGGGDALRQRLSQAGSAQEPSTFRARQLGWALAGLLAGSVAVVALAMSGRLSVPTALLPVIGAAVGSIGYDAQLTARAKARRARLADELPTMLEFLALCLAAGSRCPTP
- a CDS encoding CpaF family protein, which encodes MSHPSVVVAERVRRRLRLENTDPSTAPEEARRIAQAEVRRHNDRALARGEMFIDDEPALVRDVLASVSGFGPLQPLLDDPEIEEILINAPDRIFVIRDGEKTRLDLRLTDAIVRDLVERMLHSTGRRVDISQPFVDASLPDGSRLHVAIADVVRGSWAVNIRKFLPQHRTLDSLVAGGSLPPDVGRMLRAAVSEGRSIIVSGATHAGKTTLLGALLASCADEQRIVTVEETFELAVEGPDVVALQGRQASLEGSGEITLRRLVKEALRMRPERLVVGEVRDAEALDLVLALNTGVPAAGTIHANSATEALDKLCLLPLLAGRNIDRAFIAPALAASVSLVVHVVREPDGRRRVTEILAPTGEVAGGRILTRPVYRAEALS
- a CDS encoding DedA family protein → MHHAGLIPWLDPATIIDGAGPWALLVVCFIIFAETGLLVGFLLPGDTLLVIAGLLTHTSDIFGLNIWVVSLLIALAAFIGGEVGYYIGHKGGPAVFERKDSGLFSKKNVERTNAFFDRFGGLTVVLARFVPIVRTFAPVAAGVGHMPWKRYSLYNLIGALLWGFGLTMFGYVIAYIPWLSHFVQEYIDLILLAAVGGTALVTVWHYLSERRKVRREAEQQKAAGTSAPETSALVLDPEVFDRAPDFDGDGKH
- a CDS encoding adenine-specific methyltransferase EcoRI family protein; translated protein: MTIAANSNLSAAKSAKNDEFYTQWADIEREMNAYLEFDPDVFRDKIVLLPCDDPEWSNFAKYFALHFVDFGLKKLISTSFAPDSNPAGQFYAPTLFETADPKFDATKTRLNGKKFVLESDDISGDGVINIDDLQWEYLDGNGDFLSAEVTALRDEADVVITNPPFSLFREFVNWLFAGGKKFSVIGNNNAVTYREIFPRLQGNELWKGATGNTTDMVFGVPKGAQVSEADRRKAERLGYPPTDDYDFTRLGNSCWFTNIDHGRRHEPMQMMTVADNLRFSRHKDLKGGEYRKYENYDAIEVSYTDSIPSDYEGVMGVPITFLDKYNPDQFEILGRSHHLEWAQSDECGFFTPPSTEVQAKHRANDRTWRVQIAYLTDDDGAAHCMYQRLFIRHRKVDQ